A genomic window from Enterobacter pseudoroggenkampii includes:
- the livK gene encoding high-affinity branched-chain amino acid ABC transporter substrate-binding protein LivK, with protein MKRNAKTLIAGMVALSISHAAMAEDIKVAVVGAMSGPVAQWGDMEFNGARQAIKDINAKGGIKGDKLVGVEYDDACDPKQAVAVANKIVNDGIQYVIGHLCSSSTQPASDIYEDEGILMITPGATNPELTQRGYQHIMRTAGLDSSQGPTAAKYILETVKPQRIAIIHDKQQYGEGLARSVQDGLKKGGANIVFFDGITAGEKDFSALIARLQKENIDFVYYGGYYPEMGQMLRQARATGLKTQFMGPEGVGNASLSNIAGDSAEGMLVTMPKRYDQDPANKAIVDALKAQKKDPSGPYVWITYAAVQSLAAALDRSGSKEPLDLVKDLKAHGANTVIGPLNWDEKGDLKGFEFGVFKWHADGSSSAAK; from the coding sequence ATGAAAAGGAACGCGAAGACGTTAATCGCGGGGATGGTCGCACTGTCGATCTCGCATGCCGCTATGGCGGAGGACATTAAAGTTGCGGTAGTGGGTGCGATGTCCGGCCCTGTTGCCCAGTGGGGTGACATGGAGTTCAACGGTGCGCGCCAGGCCATCAAAGACATCAACGCTAAGGGCGGCATCAAAGGCGACAAGCTGGTGGGCGTGGAATATGACGACGCCTGCGATCCGAAACAGGCCGTCGCGGTCGCCAACAAAATCGTCAACGATGGCATCCAGTATGTGATCGGCCACCTGTGTTCATCCTCCACCCAGCCTGCGTCTGATATCTACGAAGACGAAGGCATCCTGATGATCACCCCTGGCGCAACTAACCCTGAGCTGACCCAGCGCGGTTATCAGCACATTATGCGTACCGCCGGTCTAGACTCCTCTCAGGGGCCCACCGCCGCCAAATACATCCTTGAAACCGTTAAGCCGCAGCGTATCGCCATTATTCATGACAAGCAGCAGTACGGCGAAGGCCTGGCGCGCTCCGTTCAGGACGGCCTGAAAAAAGGCGGCGCGAACATCGTCTTCTTCGACGGCATTACCGCCGGTGAGAAAGACTTCTCCGCGCTGATCGCCCGTCTGCAAAAAGAGAATATCGACTTCGTTTACTACGGCGGCTACTACCCGGAGATGGGACAGATGCTGCGTCAGGCGCGTGCCACCGGTCTGAAAACCCAGTTTATGGGGCCAGAGGGCGTGGGCAATGCCTCCCTGTCAAACATCGCCGGAGATTCTGCCGAAGGCATGCTGGTGACGATGCCAAAACGCTATGACCAGGATCCGGCCAACAAGGCTATCGTGGATGCGCTCAAGGCGCAGAAGAAAGATCCGAGTGGTCCGTACGTCTGGATCACCTATGCGGCCGTACAGTCTCTGGCCGCCGCGCTGGATCGCTCCGGCAGCAAAGAACCGCTGGATCTGGTGAAAGATTTAAAAGCACACGGGGCGAACACCGTGATTGGGCCGCTGAACTGGGATGAGAAAGGCGATCTGAAGGGATTTGAGTTTGGTGTCTTTAAGTGGCACGCCGACGGTTCGTCCTCGGCCGCCAAATAA
- the livH gene encoding high-affinity branched-chain amino acid ABC transporter permease LivH yields the protein MSEQFLYFLQQMFNGVTLGSTYALIAIGYTMVYGIIGMINFAHGEVYMIGSYVSFMIIAALMMMGIDSSWLLVAAGFVGAIVIASAYGWSIERVAYRPVRSSKRLIALISAIGMSIFLQNYVSLTEGSRDVALPSLFNGQWIVGASENFAASITTMQLVIWVVTFIAMLALTLFIRYSRMGRACRACAEDLKMASLLGINTDRVIALTFVIGAAMAAVAGVLLGQFYGVINPYIGFMAGMKAFTAAVLGGIGSIPGAMIGGLILGVAEALSSAYLSTEYKDVVSFALLILVLLVMPTGILGRPEVEKV from the coding sequence ATGTCCGAGCAGTTTCTCTATTTCCTGCAGCAGATGTTTAACGGCGTTACGCTGGGAAGCACCTACGCGCTGATCGCCATCGGCTATACGATGGTTTACGGCATTATCGGCATGATCAACTTCGCCCACGGCGAGGTCTACATGATCGGTAGCTACGTCTCCTTTATGATTATTGCCGCCCTGATGATGATGGGCATCGACAGCAGCTGGCTGCTGGTCGCCGCCGGGTTTGTCGGCGCGATTGTGATTGCCAGCGCCTACGGCTGGAGCATTGAGCGCGTGGCCTACCGGCCGGTGCGCAGCTCCAAGCGTCTGATTGCGCTGATTTCCGCCATCGGGATGTCGATCTTCCTGCAAAACTACGTCAGCCTGACCGAAGGCTCGCGCGACGTGGCGCTGCCAAGCCTGTTTAACGGCCAGTGGATTGTGGGGGCCAGCGAAAACTTCGCGGCGTCTATCACCACCATGCAGCTGGTTATCTGGGTCGTGACCTTTATTGCGATGCTCGCCCTGACGCTGTTCATCCGCTACTCGCGTATGGGACGCGCCTGCCGCGCCTGCGCAGAAGATCTGAAGATGGCGAGCCTGCTCGGCATCAACACCGACCGCGTGATTGCCCTGACCTTCGTGATTGGCGCCGCGATGGCGGCGGTGGCGGGTGTCCTGCTCGGCCAGTTCTACGGCGTGATCAACCCGTACATCGGCTTTATGGCCGGGATGAAAGCCTTCACCGCGGCGGTACTGGGCGGTATCGGCAGTATTCCGGGTGCCATGATTGGCGGCCTGATCCTGGGCGTGGCGGAGGCGCTCTCCTCGGCGTATCTGAGCACGGAATATAAAGACGTGGTGTCGTTTGCCCTGCTGATTCTGGTTCTGCTGGTGATGCCTACCGGTATTCTGGGCCGTCCGGAGGTAGAGAAAGTATGA
- the livG gene encoding high-affinity branched-chain amino acid ABC transporter ATP-binding protein LivG, whose amino-acid sequence MSQPLLSVNGLMMRFGGLLAVNNVSLDLHKKEIVSLIGPNGAGKTTVFNCLTGFYKPTGGTIMLRDKHLEGLPGQQIARMGVVRTFQHVRLFREMTVIENLLVAQHQQLKTGLFSGLLKTPAFRRAQDEALDRAATWLDRIGLLQHANRQASNLAYGDQRRLEIVRCMVTQPEILMLDEPAAGLNPKETKELDELIAELRDHHDTTILLIEHDMKLVMGISDRIYVVNQGTPLANGTPEEIRNNPDVIRAYLGEA is encoded by the coding sequence ATGAGTCAGCCATTATTATCCGTTAACGGTCTGATGATGCGTTTTGGCGGCCTGCTGGCGGTCAACAATGTGTCACTGGATCTGCACAAGAAAGAGATTGTCTCCCTGATTGGCCCGAACGGCGCGGGGAAAACCACGGTCTTTAACTGCCTGACCGGCTTCTACAAGCCGACGGGCGGCACCATCATGCTGCGCGACAAGCATCTTGAAGGGCTGCCGGGCCAGCAGATTGCCCGCATGGGCGTGGTGCGTACCTTCCAGCACGTGCGTCTGTTCCGCGAGATGACGGTGATTGAGAACCTGCTGGTCGCTCAGCATCAGCAGCTGAAAACCGGGCTGTTCTCCGGCCTGCTGAAAACCCCGGCCTTCCGCCGCGCGCAGGATGAAGCGCTTGACCGCGCGGCGACCTGGCTCGACCGAATTGGCCTGCTGCAGCACGCCAACCGTCAGGCGAGCAACCTGGCCTACGGCGACCAGCGTCGTCTGGAGATTGTGCGCTGCATGGTGACCCAGCCGGAGATCCTGATGCTCGACGAACCGGCGGCAGGGCTCAACCCGAAAGAGACCAAAGAGCTGGACGAGCTGATTGCCGAACTGCGCGATCACCACGACACCACCATTCTGCTGATCGAGCACGACATGAAGCTGGTGATGGGCATTTCGGACCGTATCTACGTGGTTAACCAGGGTACGCCGCTGGCAAACGGCACGCCGGAAGAGATCCGCAACAACCCGGACGTGATCCGCGCATACCTGGGTGAGGCATAA
- the panM gene encoding aspartate 1-decarboxylase autocleavage activator PanM: MKLTIVRLVTFSDQDHIDLGKIWPEYSPSSLRVDETHRIYAARFNERLLAAVRVTLSGTEGALDSLRVRDVTRRRGVGQYLIEEVIRENPSVTSWWMADVGVEDRGVMAAFMQALGFTAQESGWEKRLG; the protein is encoded by the coding sequence ATGAAACTGACTATCGTGCGTCTGGTGACCTTTAGCGACCAGGATCATATCGACCTGGGCAAGATCTGGCCGGAATATTCCCCTTCGTCGCTACGCGTGGATGAGACCCACCGCATTTATGCCGCGCGTTTTAACGAGCGCCTGCTGGCCGCGGTTCGCGTCACCCTGAGCGGTACAGAAGGGGCGCTGGACTCGCTGCGCGTACGTGACGTCACCCGTCGTCGCGGTGTGGGACAGTATTTAATTGAAGAAGTGATCCGCGAAAACCCGAGCGTGACCTCATGGTGGATGGCTGACGTCGGCGTGGAAGACCGCGGCGTGATGGCGGCGTTTATGCAGGCGTTAGGGTTTACGGCGCAGGAGAGCGGTTGGGAGAAGCGTTTGGGGTGA
- the livF gene encoding high-affinity branched-chain amino acid ABC transporter ATP-binding protein LivF → MEKAMLTFDKVNAHYGKIQALHDVSLHINQGEIVTLIGANGAGKTTLLGTLCGDPRATSGRIVFDGKDITDWQTARIMREAVAIVPEGRRVFSRMTVEENLAMGGFFAHRDEYQTRIKWVYELFPRLWERRIQRAGTMSGGEQQMLAIGRALMSQPRLLLLDEPSLGLAPIIIQQIFDTIEQLRKEGMTIFLVEQNANQALKLADRGYVLENGRVVLEDTGDALLANEAVRSAYLGG, encoded by the coding sequence ATGGAAAAAGCGATGTTAACGTTCGACAAGGTCAACGCGCACTACGGCAAGATCCAGGCGCTGCACGACGTCAGCCTGCACATCAATCAGGGTGAAATCGTGACCCTGATTGGAGCCAACGGCGCGGGTAAAACTACACTGCTCGGCACCCTGTGCGGCGACCCGCGCGCCACCAGCGGGCGGATCGTGTTTGATGGTAAAGACATTACCGACTGGCAGACCGCCAGAATCATGCGTGAAGCGGTGGCGATTGTCCCGGAAGGGCGCCGGGTCTTCTCGCGTATGACGGTGGAAGAGAACCTGGCGATGGGCGGCTTCTTTGCTCACCGCGATGAATACCAGACCCGCATCAAGTGGGTGTACGAACTCTTCCCGCGCCTGTGGGAACGCCGCATCCAGCGTGCGGGCACCATGTCCGGCGGTGAGCAGCAGATGCTGGCGATTGGCCGCGCGCTGATGAGCCAGCCGCGCCTGCTGCTGCTGGACGAGCCGTCTCTCGGTCTGGCGCCGATCATCATCCAGCAAATCTTCGACACCATTGAGCAGCTGCGCAAAGAGGGGATGACCATCTTCCTCGTCGAGCAGAACGCCAACCAGGCGCTGAAGCTCGCTGACCGTGGCTACGTGCTGGAGAACGGCCGCGTAGTGCTGGAAGACACCGGCGACGCGCTGCTGGCGAACGAAGCGGTGCGGAGCGCGTATCTGGGCGGATAG
- a CDS encoding high-affinity branched-chain amino acid ABC transporter permease LivM: MKPMHFAMALLSAAMFFVLAGVFMGVQLSLDGTKLVVDTAPDIRWQWVFIGTAVVFLFQLLRPLFQKSLKNVSGPKFVLPAIDGSTVKQKLFLVALLVAAVAWPFVVSRGTVDIATLTMIYVILGLGLNVVVGLSGLLVLGYGGFYAIGAYTFALLNHYYGLGFWTCLPLAGLVSAAAGFLLGFPVLRLRGDYLAIVTLGFGEIVRILLLNNTEVTGGPNGISQIPKPTFFGLEFSRTAREGGWDTFSNFFGVKYDPSDRVIWLYLVALLLVVITLFVINRLLRMPLGRAWEALREDEIACRSLGLNPTRIKLTAFTISAAFAGFAGTLFAARQGFVSPESFTFAESAFVLAIVVLGGMGSQFAVILAAILLVVSRELMRDFNEYSMLMLGGLMVLMMIWRPQGLLPMTRPQLKLKRTQAKGEQA; the protein is encoded by the coding sequence ATGAAACCGATGCATTTTGCAATGGCGCTGCTCTCTGCCGCCATGTTCTTCGTGCTGGCGGGCGTCTTTATGGGCGTCCAGTTAAGTCTGGACGGGACGAAGCTGGTGGTGGATACCGCCCCCGACATCCGCTGGCAGTGGGTATTTATCGGCACCGCCGTGGTGTTCCTGTTCCAGCTGCTGCGTCCGCTGTTCCAGAAATCGCTGAAAAACGTCTCCGGGCCGAAATTCGTTCTGCCGGCCATCGACGGGTCTACCGTGAAGCAGAAGCTGTTCCTCGTGGCGCTGCTGGTAGCCGCCGTGGCGTGGCCGTTTGTGGTGTCTCGCGGCACCGTAGATATCGCTACCCTGACCATGATCTACGTGATTCTCGGTCTCGGTCTGAACGTGGTGGTGGGGCTCTCCGGCCTGCTGGTGCTGGGCTACGGCGGCTTCTACGCCATCGGCGCCTACACCTTCGCGCTGCTGAACCACTATTACGGCCTCGGCTTCTGGACCTGCCTGCCGCTGGCGGGGCTGGTCTCTGCCGCTGCCGGCTTCCTGCTTGGCTTCCCGGTATTGCGCCTGCGCGGTGACTACCTGGCGATTGTGACCTTAGGCTTCGGCGAAATCGTCCGTATCCTGCTGCTTAACAACACCGAAGTGACCGGCGGCCCGAACGGCATCAGCCAGATCCCGAAACCGACCTTCTTTGGCCTGGAGTTCAGCCGTACCGCCCGCGAAGGCGGCTGGGACACCTTCAGTAACTTCTTCGGCGTGAAGTATGACCCATCCGACCGCGTGATCTGGCTCTATCTGGTGGCGCTGCTGCTGGTGGTGATTACCCTGTTCGTGATTAACCGTCTGCTGCGCATGCCGCTGGGCCGCGCGTGGGAAGCGCTGCGTGAAGATGAGATCGCCTGCCGTTCCCTGGGCCTGAACCCGACCCGCATCAAGCTGACCGCGTTCACCATCAGCGCCGCGTTTGCCGGTTTCGCCGGGACGCTGTTTGCCGCCCGTCAGGGCTTTGTGAGCCCGGAATCGTTCACCTTTGCCGAATCCGCTTTTGTGCTGGCGATTGTGGTGCTGGGCGGTATGGGCTCGCAGTTCGCCGTTATCCTCGCGGCCATCCTGCTGGTGGTCTCGCGCGAGCTGATGCGCGACTTTAACGAATACAGCATGCTGATGCTGGGTGGTTTGATGGTGCTGATGATGATCTGGCGTCCGCAGGGCTTGCTGCCGATGACTCGTCCACAGCTGAAGCTGAAACGCACTCAGGCGAAAGGAGAGCAGGCATGA
- a CDS encoding 4-aminobutyrate--2-oxoglutarate transaminase yields the protein MKNNELNDRRLQATPRGIGVMCNFYADKAENATVWDVEGNEYIDFAAGIAVLNTGHRHPKVISAIEKQLHAFTHTAYQIVPYEGYVALAERINERVPVEGPAKTAFFSTGAEAVENAVKIARAYTKRPGLITFGGAFHGRTFMTMALTGKVAPYKLGFGPFPGSVYHAQYPNELHGVSTAEALKSLERIFKADIAPDQVAAIILEPVQGEGGFNIAPADFMQALRALCDTHGILLIADEVQSGFARTGKLFSMEHHCVKPDLITMAKSLAGGMPLSAVSGRAEVMDAPAPGGLGGTYAGNPLAIAAAHAVLDVIDEEDLCTRSAHLGHHLVEVLNKAKEHCPYIADIRAQGSMVAVEFNDPQTGQPSPEFTRQVQERALQEGLLLLSCGVYGNVIRFLYPLTIPEVQFRKALDIISASLTR from the coding sequence GTGAAAAACAACGAACTGAACGACCGGCGTTTACAGGCGACGCCGCGCGGCATCGGCGTGATGTGTAACTTCTATGCCGATAAAGCTGAAAACGCCACGGTGTGGGACGTCGAGGGCAACGAGTACATCGACTTCGCCGCCGGTATCGCGGTGCTGAATACCGGCCATCGCCATCCCAAAGTCATTTCCGCCATCGAAAAACAACTCCACGCCTTTACCCATACGGCGTACCAGATCGTGCCGTATGAAGGCTATGTGGCGCTTGCCGAACGTATCAACGAACGCGTGCCCGTTGAAGGCCCTGCCAAAACGGCGTTCTTTTCCACGGGAGCAGAGGCGGTCGAAAACGCGGTCAAAATTGCCCGGGCGTACACCAAACGTCCCGGCCTTATCACCTTCGGCGGCGCGTTCCACGGCCGCACCTTTATGACCATGGCGCTGACCGGCAAAGTTGCGCCGTACAAGCTCGGCTTTGGCCCGTTCCCCGGTTCGGTTTATCACGCGCAGTATCCGAATGAACTGCACGGCGTCAGCACCGCTGAGGCGTTGAAAAGCCTGGAACGTATCTTTAAAGCGGATATTGCTCCTGACCAGGTCGCAGCGATCATTCTCGAACCGGTTCAGGGGGAGGGCGGCTTCAACATTGCTCCTGCTGATTTTATGCAGGCGCTGCGCGCCCTGTGCGATACCCACGGCATTTTGCTGATTGCCGACGAGGTGCAAAGCGGCTTCGCCCGCACCGGCAAGCTGTTCTCGATGGAACACCACTGCGTGAAACCGGATCTGATCACCATGGCGAAAAGCCTGGCGGGCGGGATGCCGCTCTCGGCGGTGTCGGGCCGTGCTGAGGTGATGGACGCCCCTGCGCCGGGCGGGCTGGGCGGTACCTACGCCGGAAACCCGCTGGCGATTGCCGCGGCGCATGCCGTGCTCGACGTGATTGATGAGGAAGATCTCTGCACGCGCTCGGCGCATCTGGGCCATCACCTGGTGGAAGTGCTGAACAAAGCGAAGGAACACTGCCCGTATATCGCGGACATTCGCGCCCAGGGTTCAATGGTGGCGGTGGAGTTTAACGACCCGCAAACGGGCCAGCCTTCGCCGGAATTTACCCGCCAGGTGCAGGAGCGCGCGTTGCAGGAAGGGCTGCTTCTTCTGAGCTGCGGCGTCTACGGCAACGTCATTCGTTTCCTCTATCCGCTGACGATCCCTGAAGTGCAGTTCCGTAAAGCGCTGGACATTATCTCCGCCTCGCTGACACGTTAA
- the livJ gene encoding branched chain amino acid ABC transporter substrate-binding protein LivJ — translation MNMKGKALLAGCIALAFSTMAQADIKVAVVGAMSGPVAQYGDQEFTGAEQAVADINAKGGIKGEKLQIVKYDDACDPKQAVAVANKVVNDGIKYVIGHLCSSSTQPASDIYEDEGILMITPAATAPELTARGYKLTLRTTGLDSDQGPTAAKYIVEKVKPKRIAIVHDKQQYGEGLARSVQDNLKKANADVVFFDGITAGEKDFSTLVARLKKENIDFVYYGGYHPEMGQILRQARAAGLKTQFMGPEGVANVSLSNIAGESAEGLLVTKPKNYDQVPANKPIVDAIKAKKQDPSGAFVWTTYAALQSLQAGLNQSAEPAEIATWLKANTVQTVMGPLSWDAKGDLKGFEFGVFDWHANGTATDAK, via the coding sequence ATGAACATGAAGGGTAAAGCGTTACTGGCAGGATGTATCGCGTTGGCATTCAGCACCATGGCACAGGCAGACATCAAAGTGGCTGTGGTTGGCGCGATGTCCGGTCCGGTAGCACAGTACGGCGACCAGGAATTTACCGGCGCTGAGCAGGCGGTTGCAGACATTAATGCTAAGGGCGGTATCAAGGGCGAAAAACTGCAGATCGTAAAATATGATGATGCCTGTGACCCGAAACAAGCGGTCGCGGTCGCGAACAAAGTGGTGAACGACGGGATCAAATACGTTATCGGTCATCTGTGCTCTTCCTCTACTCAGCCCGCGTCTGACATCTACGAAGACGAAGGTATCCTGATGATCACTCCGGCGGCGACCGCACCGGAGCTGACCGCGCGCGGCTATAAGCTGACCCTGCGCACCACCGGTCTGGACTCTGACCAGGGCCCAACCGCGGCGAAATACATCGTTGAAAAAGTGAAGCCGAAGCGTATTGCCATCGTTCATGACAAGCAGCAGTACGGTGAAGGTCTGGCGCGTTCAGTGCAGGACAACCTCAAGAAAGCCAATGCCGACGTGGTGTTCTTCGACGGGATCACCGCCGGTGAGAAAGACTTCTCCACCCTGGTGGCGCGTCTGAAGAAAGAGAATATTGATTTCGTTTACTACGGTGGCTACCACCCGGAAATGGGGCAGATCCTGCGCCAGGCGCGCGCTGCGGGCCTGAAAACCCAGTTTATGGGTCCGGAAGGCGTGGCGAACGTTTCCCTGTCTAACATTGCAGGTGAATCAGCCGAAGGCCTGCTGGTGACCAAACCGAAGAACTACGACCAGGTGCCAGCGAACAAACCTATCGTAGATGCCATCAAGGCGAAGAAACAGGATCCAAGCGGCGCGTTCGTCTGGACCACCTATGCGGCGCTGCAGTCTCTGCAGGCGGGCCTGAACCAGTCAGCCGAACCGGCTGAGATTGCCACCTGGCTGAAAGCGAACACGGTCCAGACCGTCATGGGGCCACTCTCCTGGGACGCGAAGGGCGACCTGAAGGGCTTCGAGTTCGGCGTGTTTGACTGGCATGCTAACGGGACTGCTACTGACGCCAAATAA